One Streptomyces sp. NBC_01237 genomic region harbors:
- a CDS encoding GOLPH3/VPS74 family protein, which translates to MTQDPPGPTLPEELLLLALDPRRGKPLCRGRFLEYGMAGAVLAELELQGRVTEQHGRVLVANPLDPADPLLAVFLRSLPAPGKSTFGSGVSAKRWIRQAARQTGGLYLDSLVERGILRRETHRFLGLLPFHRHPAGPGDDAARVRDRFTAAERAGFPDRRDRLLAALVSATGLAPEVTADGHRGRAAMRTLRREEWAAHAVHRNVSQDRTNRSGGGDGGGSGGDGGGD; encoded by the coding sequence ATGACCCAGGACCCACCCGGGCCGACGCTCCCCGAGGAACTGCTGCTGCTCGCCCTGGACCCGCGACGGGGCAAACCGCTGTGCCGGGGCCGCTTCCTGGAGTACGGGATGGCGGGGGCGGTCCTGGCCGAGCTGGAGCTCCAGGGGCGCGTCACCGAACAGCACGGCCGGGTGCTGGTGGCGAACCCGCTGGACCCGGCCGATCCGCTGCTGGCCGTCTTCCTGCGCAGCCTGCCCGCACCGGGGAAGAGCACGTTCGGCTCGGGTGTGTCCGCGAAACGCTGGATCCGGCAGGCCGCCCGGCAGACCGGGGGGCTGTATCTGGACTCCCTGGTGGAGCGCGGCATCCTGCGCAGGGAGACCCACCGCTTCCTCGGCCTGCTCCCCTTCCACCGCCACCCGGCGGGCCCCGGGGACGATGCCGCGCGGGTACGGGACCGCTTCACGGCCGCCGAACGGGCCGGCTTCCCCGACCGCCGCGACCGGCTGCTGGCCGCGCTGGTCTCGGCGACCGGGCTGGCACCGGAGGTGACCGCGGACGGCCACCGCGGCCGGGCGGCCATGCGGACACTGCGCCGCGAGGAGTGGGCCGCGCACGCCGTGCACCGCAACGTGAGCCAGGACCGGACGAACCGGAGCGGCGGCGGGGACGGCGGAGGGAGCGGCGGGGACGGCGGGGGCGACTGA
- the fahA gene encoding fumarylacetoacetase yields the protein MPEQSSPLDLAEGDPFGPHNLPYGVFSTPDHPDDRRVGVRIGSHVLDAGAAAHALGSPYAGLLDRPSLMPLLSAGRTAWRDVRRALTAWLTVPAHRADIEPLLHPVDAVTLHLPYEVADYVDFYASEHHATNVGRIFRPDGAALTPNWKHLPIGYHGRAGTVVVSGTDVVRPSGQRKAPSDPAPVFGPSVKLDIEAEVGFVVGVPSAQGTPVALGDFREHVFGLSLLNDWSARDIQAWEYVPLGPFLGKSFATSVSPWVTPLEALDAARTAPPARDFPLLPYLDDAQEEEPGGIDLRISVAINGQVVAEPPFSSMYWTAAQQLAQMTVNGASLRTGDLYGSGTVSGAEPGQRGSLLELTWNGRDPLDLPDGKRTFLEDGDTVTLTAWAPGPDGTRVGLGEVTGRIVPAP from the coding sequence ATGCCCGAGCAGAGCAGCCCGCTCGATCTGGCCGAGGGCGATCCCTTCGGCCCGCACAACCTTCCGTACGGAGTGTTCTCCACCCCCGACCACCCCGACGACCGCCGGGTCGGCGTCCGCATCGGCAGCCATGTGCTGGACGCCGGAGCCGCCGCCCACGCGCTCGGCTCGCCCTACGCCGGACTGCTGGACCGGCCCAGCCTGATGCCGCTGCTCTCGGCCGGGCGCACCGCCTGGCGCGATGTCCGCCGGGCGCTCACCGCCTGGTTGACGGTCCCGGCCCACCGCGCGGACATCGAGCCGCTGCTGCACCCCGTCGACGCGGTGACGCTGCACCTGCCCTACGAAGTGGCGGACTACGTCGACTTCTACGCGAGCGAGCACCACGCCACCAACGTCGGCCGGATCTTCCGCCCGGACGGTGCCGCGCTGACGCCCAACTGGAAGCACCTGCCGATCGGTTACCACGGACGGGCCGGCACGGTCGTCGTCTCCGGTACGGATGTGGTGCGGCCCTCCGGCCAGCGCAAGGCCCCCTCCGATCCGGCACCGGTCTTCGGCCCCTCGGTGAAACTGGACATCGAGGCCGAGGTCGGTTTCGTCGTGGGCGTCCCCTCCGCTCAGGGCACCCCGGTCGCGCTCGGCGACTTCCGCGAGCACGTCTTCGGGCTCTCGCTGCTCAACGACTGGTCGGCGCGCGACATCCAGGCATGGGAGTACGTGCCGCTGGGCCCGTTCCTCGGCAAGTCCTTCGCCACCTCCGTATCGCCGTGGGTGACTCCGCTGGAGGCCCTGGACGCGGCCCGCACCGCACCGCCCGCCCGCGACTTCCCGCTGCTGCCCTACCTGGACGACGCGCAGGAGGAGGAGCCGGGCGGCATCGACCTGCGGATCTCCGTCGCCATCAACGGCCAGGTGGTGGCCGAGCCGCCGTTCTCCTCCATGTACTGGACGGCCGCCCAGCAGTTGGCGCAGATGACGGTGAACGGGGCGTCCCTGCGCACCGGTGATCTGTACGGCTCCGGCACGGTCAGCGGCGCCGAACCGGGCCAGCGCGGCTCCCTCCTCGAACTCACCTGGAACGGCCGCGACCCGCTGGACCTCCCCGACGGCAAGCGGACGTTCCTGGAGGACGGCGACACGGTGACGCTGACGGCCTGGGCGCCGGGTCCGGACGGGACGCGCGTCGGGCTCGGCGAAGTGACCGGACGGATCGTTCCCGCGCCATGA
- a CDS encoding peptide MFS transporter produces MSHTANDTESTQPPPGDDHAFFGQPRGLMTLSGLEVWERFSFLGMQAILVLFFADKVSNGGMGMDAGTAASVSAAYGTLVYLVSVAGGWLADRILGSYRAVLYGGILIACGHYSMAVPTDTMTWVGLGLISAGTGLLKPNVASMVGKLYRTDDERRDAGFALYYMGINIGAFAGPLITGWLGDHASWHWGFSAAAVGMTLGLIQYVAGRRHLAGRKHGAEFPLAPGPMRRAVRLIVVGAVVFAALATALALAGWLTMDRFVDVLTVISVIAPVVYFVVMFKSPRVTAEERGRLRPYVVLFLGSVVFNFILFQAYSTMMLLASTNARTEIFGFHFPASWYASALGAFEVALAPVVAAVWARMGPRQPHASNKIAFGVILGGLSFLLMVLPTSGHSDDTFKMAAWWIVGSYLLLGLGDVLLETSGMSATTKLAPKAFASQTMALWFLSLALANGIQAQIVKLYGEVSNPAYFGVNGAIAVVAGVAMIAAAPWLKRTMHPVH; encoded by the coding sequence TTGTCGCACACCGCCAACGACACCGAGTCGACCCAGCCCCCGCCCGGGGACGACCACGCCTTCTTCGGGCAGCCACGGGGCCTGATGACCCTGTCCGGCCTGGAGGTCTGGGAGCGCTTCTCGTTCCTGGGCATGCAGGCGATCCTGGTCCTCTTCTTCGCCGACAAGGTGTCGAACGGCGGAATGGGCATGGACGCCGGCACCGCCGCGTCCGTCTCCGCCGCCTACGGCACCCTGGTCTATCTGGTCTCCGTGGCCGGCGGCTGGCTGGCCGACCGCATCCTCGGCTCGTACCGCGCCGTCCTGTACGGCGGCATCCTCATCGCCTGCGGCCACTATTCGATGGCCGTGCCGACCGACACCATGACCTGGGTCGGCCTGGGCCTGATCAGCGCCGGAACGGGCCTGCTCAAGCCCAATGTCGCCTCGATGGTCGGCAAGCTCTACCGCACCGACGACGAGCGGCGTGACGCCGGATTCGCCCTCTACTACATGGGCATCAACATCGGCGCCTTCGCCGGTCCGCTGATCACCGGCTGGCTCGGCGACCACGCGAGCTGGCACTGGGGCTTCTCGGCCGCCGCCGTCGGCATGACACTGGGCCTGATCCAGTACGTGGCGGGCCGGCGTCACCTGGCCGGGCGTAAGCACGGCGCGGAGTTCCCGCTCGCCCCCGGACCGATGCGCCGTGCCGTGCGGCTGATCGTCGTCGGGGCCGTCGTGTTCGCCGCCCTCGCCACCGCGCTGGCGCTGGCCGGGTGGCTGACGATGGACCGCTTCGTCGACGTCCTGACCGTGATCTCGGTGATCGCCCCGGTCGTCTACTTCGTCGTCATGTTCAAGAGCCCCCGGGTGACCGCCGAGGAACGCGGCAGGCTCCGTCCGTACGTGGTGCTGTTCCTGGGGTCCGTCGTCTTCAACTTCATCCTCTTCCAGGCGTACTCGACGATGATGCTGCTCGCGTCGACCAACGCCCGTACCGAGATCTTCGGCTTCCACTTCCCGGCCAGCTGGTACGCCTCCGCGCTCGGCGCCTTCGAGGTCGCGCTGGCGCCCGTGGTCGCCGCCGTGTGGGCCCGGATGGGCCCACGCCAGCCGCACGCCTCCAACAAGATCGCGTTCGGGGTGATCCTCGGCGGGCTCTCGTTCCTGCTGATGGTCCTGCCCACGTCCGGGCACTCCGACGACACGTTCAAGATGGCCGCCTGGTGGATCGTCGGCTCGTATCTGCTGCTCGGGCTCGGCGACGTCCTGCTGGAGACCTCCGGCATGTCGGCCACCACCAAGCTCGCCCCCAAGGCCTTCGCCAGCCAGACGATGGCCCTGTGGTTCCTGTCGCTGGCCCTCGCCAACGGCATCCAGGCCCAGATCGTGAAGCTGTACGGCGAGGTCTCCAACCCCGCCTACTTCGGTGTCAACGGTGCGATCGCGGTGGTGGCCGGTGTGGCGATGATCGCCGCCGCCCCCTGGCTCAAGCGCACCATGCACCCCGTCCACTGA
- the recQ gene encoding DNA helicase RecQ, with translation MDVTESDAQQTLHRVFGYESFRGEQGAVIEHVVAGGDAVVLMPTGGGKSLCYQIPALVRPGTGIVVSPLIALMQDQVDALRALGVRAGFVNSTQDFDERRSMEAQFLAGELDLLYLAPERLRLDSTLSLLARGEISVFAIDEAHCVAQWGHDFRPDYLALSVLGERWPDVPRIALTATATDATHREITQRLGMPDAKHFVASFDRPNIQYRVVPKADPKKQLLTFLKEEHDGDAGIVYCLSRNSTEKTAEYLCRNGIEAVAYHAGLDAGTRAVNQARFLREEGLVVVATIAFGMGIDKPDVRFVAHLDLPKSVEGYYQETGRAGRDGAPSTAWMAYGLQDVVQQRKLIQGGEGDEAFRRRAASHLDSMLALCETVQCRRAQLLTYFGQEPTAESCGNCDTCLTPPETWDGTVVAQKLLSTVVRLKRERGQKFGAGQIIDILLGRKTAKIIQFDHDQLSVFGIGEELAEAEWRGVVRQLLAQGLLAVEGEYGTLVLTEESATVLGREREVLLRKEPKKPTSRSMKGERTSKSAAAVAELPESAVPVFEALRAWRGATAKEQGVPAYVIFHDATLREIAALRPGSLAELGGISGLGEKKLATYGEGVLAVLAELGPAPERPESETESPAAAPAAVPAPAAARTPAPARTRAAAPVARPSAARPSAPDSDPEFGWDEEPPEYE, from the coding sequence ATGGATGTGACCGAGAGCGATGCGCAGCAGACACTGCATCGCGTATTCGGGTACGAGTCGTTCCGCGGCGAGCAGGGTGCCGTCATCGAGCATGTGGTGGCGGGCGGTGACGCGGTCGTGCTCATGCCGACCGGTGGCGGCAAGTCCCTCTGCTACCAGATCCCGGCGCTGGTCAGGCCCGGCACCGGCATCGTCGTCTCGCCGCTGATCGCCCTCATGCAGGACCAGGTGGACGCCCTGCGGGCGCTCGGGGTGCGGGCCGGCTTCGTCAACTCCACGCAGGACTTCGACGAGCGGCGCTCGATGGAGGCGCAGTTCCTCGCGGGCGAGCTGGACCTGCTGTATCTGGCACCGGAGCGGCTGCGCCTGGACTCCACGCTCTCGCTGCTCGCCCGGGGCGAGATCTCGGTCTTCGCGATCGACGAGGCGCACTGCGTGGCCCAGTGGGGCCACGACTTCCGCCCGGACTACCTGGCCCTGTCCGTGCTGGGCGAGCGCTGGCCCGATGTCCCGCGGATCGCGCTGACGGCCACGGCGACCGACGCCACGCACCGGGAGATCACCCAGCGCCTGGGGATGCCCGACGCGAAGCACTTCGTCGCCAGCTTCGACCGGCCCAACATCCAGTACCGGGTCGTGCCGAAGGCCGACCCGAAGAAGCAGCTGCTGACGTTCCTCAAGGAGGAGCACGACGGGGACGCGGGCATCGTCTACTGCCTCTCGCGCAACTCCACCGAGAAGACCGCCGAGTATCTCTGCCGCAACGGCATCGAGGCCGTGGCGTACCACGCGGGACTGGACGCCGGGACGCGCGCCGTCAACCAGGCGCGCTTCCTCCGCGAGGAGGGCCTGGTCGTCGTCGCGACCATCGCCTTCGGCATGGGCATCGACAAGCCGGACGTCCGCTTCGTCGCCCACCTCGACCTGCCGAAGTCCGTCGAGGGGTATTACCAGGAGACCGGCCGCGCGGGCCGCGACGGTGCGCCCTCCACGGCGTGGATGGCCTACGGCCTCCAGGACGTCGTCCAGCAGCGCAAGCTCATCCAGGGCGGGGAGGGCGACGAGGCGTTCCGCCGCCGGGCGGCCTCCCACCTGGACTCCATGCTGGCCCTGTGCGAGACGGTGCAGTGCCGCCGGGCCCAGCTGCTGACGTACTTCGGCCAGGAGCCCACGGCGGAGTCCTGCGGCAACTGCGACACCTGCCTCACCCCGCCCGAGACCTGGGACGGCACGGTGGTCGCACAGAAGCTGCTGTCCACGGTGGTGCGGCTGAAGCGGGAGCGCGGGCAGAAGTTCGGCGCGGGCCAGATCATCGACATCCTGCTGGGCCGCAAGACCGCGAAGATCATCCAGTTCGACCACGACCAGCTGTCGGTCTTCGGCATCGGCGAGGAGCTGGCCGAGGCCGAGTGGCGGGGTGTGGTGCGCCAGCTGCTGGCCCAGGGGCTGCTCGCCGTCGAGGGCGAGTACGGCACGCTGGTGCTCACCGAGGAGAGTGCCACGGTGCTCGGCCGGGAGCGCGAGGTGCTGCTGCGCAAGGAGCCCAAGAAGCCCACGTCCCGGTCCATGAAGGGCGAGCGCACCTCGAAGTCGGCGGCCGCCGTCGCGGAGCTGCCCGAGTCGGCCGTCCCGGTCTTCGAGGCGCTGCGCGCCTGGCGCGGCGCGACGGCGAAGGAGCAGGGCGTCCCGGCGTACGTCATCTTCCACGACGCGACGCTGCGGGAGATCGCCGCGCTGCGGCCCGGCTCACTGGCGGAGCTGGGCGGCATCAGCGGCCTCGGCGAGAAGAAGCTGGCGACGTACGGGGAAGGGGTGCTGGCCGTGCTCGCGGAGCTGGGTCCGGCACCGGAGCGGCCCGAGTCCGAGACCGAGTCCCCGGCCGCGGCACCCGCGGCGGTACCGGCTCCGGCTGCCGCACGGACCCCGGCTCCGGCACGGACCCGGGCCGCCGCGCCGGTGGCCCGCCCGTCCGCTGCCCGCCCGTCCGCCCCGGACAGTGACCCGGAGTTCGGCTGGGACGAGGAACCGCCCGAGTACGAGTGA
- a CDS encoding CocE/NonD family hydrolase, giving the protein MHISTEFPYETFREDVYIPLPDGTQLYARIWRPLTDEPVPALLEYLPYRLSDWTAPRDWQRHPWYAGHGYASVRVDVRGHGNSEGMPGDEYDATELDDGVAVIHWLAQQEWCSGRVGMFGISWGGFNSLQIAALAPEPLKAIVTVCSADDRYDNDVHYMGGSVLAVDMHAWAATMLAFVSRPPDPAQVGDDWKAMWLKRLEAVDPFIHTWLAHQTRDDYWRHGSVCEDYGAIKANVLAVGGWHDPYRDTVLRLVEHLDPGRVRGLIGPWSHQYPDRGLPPGPAIGFLQETLRWWDQHLKNKDTGVMREPLLRSWISGSHPPATVYETLPGRWVGDASWPSENVAPVAYALQGGERIVRSPQQTGVDAGRFFPFGNDADLPPDQRDEDAKSVSFEFPVEDSPIEILGRPRVKLRVRMDVPRGQAIARLCDVAPDGSSTLVTRGVLNFSARHGRDRCDDWPVGESEDVTFELNGIGHTFPPGHRIRIAISSSYWPWIWPQAGSAGFTLDADGSFVELPVRRHTEDPAITFGAPEQSEPLGVVYPVTLDEQRPERLVVRDVAKGEWRMEVDPRYGGTRVYPDGLEFTEDAVETYTIQENDPLSARTRSDWTIRLHRPEMAWDVRIETRSEISADADDFITSNEVVCKDGGEVVFHRTWEKRIPRTAG; this is encoded by the coding sequence ATGCACATCAGCACCGAGTTCCCGTACGAGACGTTCCGCGAGGACGTCTATATTCCGCTGCCGGACGGCACACAGCTGTACGCCCGGATCTGGCGGCCCCTCACGGACGAGCCGGTCCCCGCGCTGCTGGAGTACCTGCCCTACCGGCTCAGCGACTGGACGGCCCCCCGCGACTGGCAGCGCCACCCCTGGTACGCGGGCCACGGCTACGCCTCCGTGCGGGTCGACGTCCGCGGCCACGGCAACAGCGAGGGCATGCCGGGCGACGAGTACGACGCGACCGAACTGGACGACGGGGTCGCCGTCATCCACTGGCTGGCCCAGCAGGAGTGGTGCTCCGGCCGGGTCGGCATGTTCGGCATCTCCTGGGGCGGCTTCAACTCGCTCCAGATCGCCGCGCTCGCCCCCGAGCCGCTGAAGGCGATCGTCACCGTCTGCTCGGCCGACGACCGCTACGACAACGACGTCCACTACATGGGCGGCTCGGTCCTCGCCGTCGACATGCACGCCTGGGCCGCCACGATGCTGGCCTTCGTCTCCCGGCCGCCGGACCCGGCACAGGTCGGCGACGACTGGAAGGCCATGTGGCTCAAGCGGCTGGAGGCCGTCGACCCCTTCATCCACACCTGGCTGGCCCACCAGACCCGCGACGACTACTGGAGGCACGGCAGCGTCTGCGAGGACTACGGCGCCATCAAGGCGAACGTCCTCGCGGTGGGCGGCTGGCACGACCCGTACCGCGACACCGTGCTGCGGCTCGTCGAGCACCTGGACCCCGGCCGGGTGCGCGGGCTGATCGGACCGTGGTCGCACCAGTACCCGGACCGGGGGCTGCCGCCGGGGCCGGCGATCGGCTTCCTCCAGGAGACGCTGCGCTGGTGGGACCAGCACCTCAAGAACAAGGACACCGGAGTGATGCGGGAGCCGCTGCTGCGGTCCTGGATCAGCGGCTCGCACCCGCCCGCCACGGTGTACGAGACGCTGCCCGGCCGCTGGGTCGGCGACGCGAGCTGGCCCTCGGAGAACGTGGCGCCGGTCGCGTACGCCCTCCAGGGCGGCGAGCGGATCGTGCGCTCGCCGCAGCAGACCGGGGTGGACGCGGGCCGCTTCTTCCCGTTCGGCAACGATGCCGACCTGCCGCCCGACCAGCGCGACGAGGACGCCAAGTCGGTGTCGTTCGAGTTCCCCGTCGAGGACTCCCCCATCGAGATCCTGGGCCGCCCCCGGGTGAAGCTCCGGGTCCGGATGGACGTACCGCGCGGCCAGGCCATCGCCCGGCTCTGCGACGTGGCCCCGGACGGCTCCTCCACCCTGGTCACCCGCGGCGTGCTCAACTTCTCGGCCCGCCACGGGCGCGACCGCTGCGACGACTGGCCCGTCGGCGAGAGCGAGGACGTGACCTTCGAGCTGAACGGCATCGGGCACACCTTCCCGCCCGGCCACCGGATCAGGATCGCGATCTCCTCCTCGTACTGGCCCTGGATCTGGCCGCAGGCCGGCTCGGCGGGCTTCACCCTCGACGCGGACGGCAGCTTCGTCGAACTCCCGGTGCGCCGCCACACGGAGGACCCCGCGATCACCTTCGGCGCACCGGAGCAGTCCGAACCGCTGGGCGTCGTCTATCCGGTGACCCTCGACGAGCAGCGCCCCGAGCGGCTGGTGGTCCGCGATGTCGCCAAGGGCGAATGGCGGATGGAGGTCGACCCGCGTTACGGCGGCACCCGGGTCTACCCGGACGGCCTCGAATTCACCGAGGACGCGGTCGAGACCTACACGATCCAGGAGAACGACCCGCTCTCCGCCCGGACCCGCTCCGACTGGACGATCCGGCTGCACCGGCCGGAGATGGCCTGGGACGTGCGGATCGAGACGCGCTCCGAGATCAGCGCGGACGCGGACGACTTCATCACGTCCAACGAGGTGGTCTGCAAGGACGGCGGCGAGGTCGTCTTCCACCGCACCTGGGAGAAGCGCATTCCGCGCACAGCGGGGTAA